A region of the Neomicrococcus lactis genome:
TGAGGAAATAAAGATGTTTGGTCGCAAGAAGAACGCAGCCGCAGCGGTAGCTCCTGAAACCGAAATCGAGGCCGAGACGGTTGAGTCGGCCGAGGCTGAAGAGGCGCGCCCGACAAAGAAGAGCGGTCCCACCACGGGCCCATACGACGTCGCCGATCGGCCGAAGACGGACGATTACGTTGATCTCGGCTCACTTCTGGTGAAGCCAGTTGAAGGCGTGAACTTGCGATTGGAACTGGAAGAAGCGACTCAGCGCGTCATCGCGGTGGGCCTGCAGGACGAGCAGTCCAGCGTGCAGCTTCAGGCGTTCTCTGCCTCGAAATCCGACGGCTTGTGGGACGGCATCAGCGCGCAGATCGAAGAGAGCGTGACCCAACAGGGTGGCATCGTTGATCGTGTTGATGGACGCTTCGGCGAAGAAGTGCTTGCTCGTGTTCCGGCTACCGGAGCAGACGGCACGAAGGGCCACATGGTGGCTCGCTTCATCGGTATCGACGGACCGCGCTGGTTCCTCCGTGGCGTCATCGGCGGAGAAGCCGCGCTCAACAAGCAGCTCGCCCAGAAGATCGAGGACTGCATTTCCGAGATCATCGTGGTTCGCGGTAGCAACCCGATGCCTCCCGCTGAGTTGTTGCCACTGAACATGCCTGCTGAGGTTGTGGAGGCCGCTGCCGAGCAGTCGAATGCTTCTGAGCTTCGCAGCGCTCCAGAACGCGGTCCTGAAATCACCGAGATTCGTTAGTCGCGAGGATTCTCGAAACATGCCACAGCTTCCAGCCGTCACTATTAACGATTTTTCGCAGCTGCCTGACCGCGGCGCCATTGAGGCCCGGGGTCACGTTGACTCGGTGCTGATCTTGCCGTCGAACCAGGCGCCCGAATACGCGGTCTTGGTGGCGGCTCAGCCGGCCCCTCCGGGCGGTCGCCGAGGAACGGTACCCCGAATTCGTCTGGTCTTTATTGGCCAGCGACGGGTGCCAGGAATTGACGCAGGAACCATGTTGGCGTTTCGGGGAACTGTGGGAGTGGTGGACAACATTCACACCATTTACAACCCGAGCTACGAAATTTTGCCAGCCATTGAGGACAACGAGTAATACATGAGCGAAAACCCCACCCCGGAATCATTGGCGAAACAGATCGCTCAGTCAGCTGGCGTGCATCGCACCGAGGACGGTCAGGTTGACGTCTTGCGTACCGTCGGCGGTTGGCGCGGCATTCTGGAGAGTTTGGTTCCCGGGCTGGTGTTCTTGGTGGTCTTCACCGTGACTCAACAGCTCAACCCGTCGCTCATTGCTTCTTTGGCGATCGCCGCGGTTTTCACCGTGGCCCGTCTGGTGCAAAAGACGCCGGTAACGCAGGCTGTCGCAGGTCTGGCTGGTGTGGTGGTGTGTGCTTTGGTAGCGCGCACCACAGGTGAGGCTCGCGATTACTACGTACCTGGTTTCTTCACGAACGTCGGCTACGCGGTAGCGCTC
Encoded here:
- a CDS encoding DUF3710 domain-containing protein, coding for MFGRKKNAAAAVAPETEIEAETVESAEAEEARPTKKSGPTTGPYDVADRPKTDDYVDLGSLLVKPVEGVNLRLELEEATQRVIAVGLQDEQSSVQLQAFSASKSDGLWDGISAQIEESVTQQGGIVDRVDGRFGEEVLARVPATGADGTKGHMVARFIGIDGPRWFLRGVIGGEAALNKQLAQKIEDCISEIIVVRGSNPMPPAELLPLNMPAEVVEAAAEQSNASELRSAPERGPEITEIR
- a CDS encoding DUF3159 domain-containing protein: MSENPTPESLAKQIAQSAGVHRTEDGQVDVLRTVGGWRGILESLVPGLVFLVVFTVTQQLNPSLIASLAIAAVFTVARLVQKTPVTQAVAGLAGVVVCALVARTTGEARDYYVPGFFTNVGYAVALIISILAKWPIMGVVLGFIRGEGTHWRQDPQRMRSYKAATWIVVGLFVARLAVQVPLYFANMIEALGAARLIMGIPLYAVALWLAWLISRPVPESENDDEAIDLIHPKS